The stretch of DNA AATTTGGGAATTGTAGCATAGAAACACCCAGATAGCATAGAGGCCCACTAGTTGTATAGTGAGAACCTGGCAAACTAAATTCTACAATTTATCAGTGTGATTTTTCTCCACTTTCAAAAGCCAGAAGAGTACTCTTGAAATGCAAGTTAAATAGGACTAATGTGCTGTAAGCATACATCTATGGATCTCTTGCGAGTTGGAAATATATTTGTTCATACTTATCTGGTCCAAGATCTGTACATACTGGAAAACAACAATGGCTTGGAAATATATGGTTTTATTTAGTGTCTATGAGGTTCTTTCACACTAAGATCCCTTATATTCCTGACAGAGCAATATCACCATAGGTGATTGGAGGAGGCACAATTAAGGAGGCAATTACAGTTCTGGATCTTGGTCATTGAGCTACAAATATCATTAGATATCTATCAGCCATGGCTCCTGGTAGCAGCGCTTGCAAAGAAGTTGTTGAGTCTTATTCTACAGTTTCAGATTATGAAATAGCAACAGCAGAGCTGGAGACTATTAGTAAACCTACAAGAGCTACCAATGGTTCTGGTGGACAGCAGGGGATTTATTCAACTAATGGTGTGCATGAACTGCTTGAGTGCCCCGTCTGCACATGTTTGATGTACCCTCCAATTCACCAGGTATGCTAATCCCATATGTTCCATTCCTGAACTTTTTTATGATCTGTTTCTGATAGGACTTCCATTTTTAGTTCTGGGATGTTCATATGGAATGACTCCTGTAATTACTATGGTATCATTCATAGAAcatcatttgaaatttatagaatttaaattattacGTTTAGCACGTTTGGTGATGGCTCCATTATATATGCattctttcaattttatattctaCTCCACTGTAAAGGTTGTATTGAAGTTTCAAATGCTGATGTTAACCAAATTCTGGGTACAAATAACTTTCTGTCACATGTTCAAATATAACTATAATGCAGGATTGTTTCAGTTGAAATGAGACAAAAAGGCTAATGTACTGAATACACCGTCGAAGAATAATGCTTAAGTAATGGGCTctcacatacacacatacataaccttggtatttttcttgtaatctAGCCTACAATGACGCTTGGGTTCTTACTGTTCCCCTTACAATGCAGGTGCAATGGCAACTATGCGTTTAATGTAacttgaatatataaataatttattattatagacCCAAAAGGAATTCACTTATGACCAAATCTTAATATAGCTATGAATTATAAAAGAATGTTTTAAGCACATGACAGTGACTGAAGTATTAATTTTCTTgaacattttctattttaatgaatCTGTGTGGTGGAAGAATATGTCAAAGGGAGGCATGTCTGTTCTGTTTATTAACACCCTATTCAGTTTTTGAAGCTGCTGGCCTCTTAGGGTGGGGtttacttttaagttttaactaatATTATCGTTCCAAATCTAATTTCGACCTATTGGATGTGGTATACACCATCTAAAAGGAAGGACACTTTTAGGTTATGAATTTATTACCTGGTGGGTAGCTTTGGAGACTTCTAGGTAGCTGTATAGCTAATGCCTAAGAGATATATCTTGGCTGGTGTTTGGAGTACTTTTTGTTGTAAGTGATTTAACTAGTAATTTGATTGGGAAAGCTTTGCAGTGAGTTGTAACTGCTTCCTACGTTTGAGCTGGTTTGGTTATtacattttaaaatagaattagaaaAGAGCTTATTGTCAGTTTTCTCTTAACATGCTGGTTTTGAAATGATTCTAACACATTCTAGATAAGAGTGCCCAAATTTTAAACACATTCTGAACTCCTTTCGTATTTGGATTCTCATTTTGTAGTGTCCAAATGGCCATACTCTGTGTTCAAACTGCAAGATAAGAGTGCACAATTGTTGCCCAACTTGCCGCTACGATCTTGGGAATATAAGGTGTTTGGCTCTGGAGAAAGTTGCTGAATCGTTGGAGCTCCCATGCACATACCAGACTTTGGGTTGCACTGATATTTTCCCATACTACAGTAAGCTTAAGCATGAGCAACACTGTCGATTCCGTCCATTCAGTTGCCCTTATGCTGGATCTGAGTGCTCTGTCACGGGTGACATCCCAACTCTTGTTGCACATCTTAAGGATGATCACAAGGTTGACATGCATGATGGGTGTACCTTCAACCATCGATATGTTAAATCAAACCCACATGAAGTTGAAAATGCCACATGGATGTTGACTGTAAGTATTTTATGCTATGGTCCTAATATCTAGCTAGTTGTGCTGACTTTTGTAATTTCTCAGGTCCCATTTCTATCTTCTCTGTGTCTTATTGGAACATGGAGGAGATGGCCTGAGCCCTGAGCTGTCCCTTATTCATAAATACACTACTcgttcaagtaaaaaaaaatcttggacGGGCTGGAAGTATATTGGACAAGATATGATTATATCTTATGCCTCATTTCTTGTTAGGGCTTACAAAATCTTGCATCACTCattatcataaatttttttatggtagCAAGATTTGGTAATTCTTCTTGTGCCTAATTTGTTGGGATTCAGGCttagttaagttgagttgagtttaagATTCGGTCATTTTTAGCACATAGTGGTAGTGCTGGTGAGTGGCTGTTGATctaaatttagtttttaaataaatgaaatgggAAAAGTGGTTCCTAATTGCTTCTTGCACTGCTTGGGAACtgataaatgataataatttcTTAAGCGGGTTCACATGCTTTTTGTACAGGTTGTttgtaaaacatatttcatgCTCCTAAAGGAATTGGTCGAGTATTGTTATTTTAATCAAATTGCATTAGTTGCATTAGCAGCAATTAGTTGTATGCGAAGTGATCTTTTCCCTAGATTCACTCCCATATACCCGCTTCCTTATTCAGAAATAAAAACGTTTATATACCTACTTCATATCATGTACTTTTTTCATTCTCTATGCAAACAAGTTTAATGCATTCCAATTTAATGTTTTGATCTGCCTTTTTGTGCAGGTGTTCAACTGTTTTGGAAGACAATTCTGtttgcattttgaggctttCCAGCTTGGTGTGGCACCAGTATACATGGCCTTCTTGCGATTCATGGGCGATGACAATGAGGCAAAGAAATTCAGCTATAGTTTGGAAGTTGGTGCAAATGGTCGTAAGCTCATATGGCAAGGTATACCAAGAAGCATTCGTGACAGTCATAAGAAAGTTCGTGACAGTCAGGACGGACTCATTATTCAGAGGAATATGGCTCTATACTTTTCTGGTGGGGATAGGCAAGAGCTGAAGTTGAGGGTTACTGGCCGTATATGGAAAGAAGAATAACAGCTAGAAAGATTATGAATGTTTAGGTGAGTGTACAGTAAGACATTGGGGTTGCTTCATGTGGCAACTGGTGAAGCTTTAATTATTCCGATTAGGTTTCCCTTTGTGTTTACATGATGTCTCTGTAACTGGGGTGAAGGCTCGCTGCATTTGTTAGCTTGCCTGCAGTCCACATGCTCCTGTTGAAATTAGTGTAAAAGATCAAAACATACCAAAAGATTCATTTGGTATTATGAatgtgttttatattttattgatcttctataattttgttatttccTTCCATCTGGAGGCTTTTAGTTTTAGCCCTTAAATTAGCTTCTTCTGCAACTTCGTTCACTGTTTTCCATATCCTCGAACCTATCATCACGCGTCATTCTTACCTCTTGACTATTGAGAATGCATGGACAGTGGACGCAAAAATAAAGGTCCCGTAATTTTATTAACTTTAGTGCCTATACTTATGAATCATTCAAGGATCGCCAACGGGCCAAGCAATCAATAGCTTCAATACTTTCTTCCTCCTTTTGAGTGTATTGTACGATGCCTGGGATTTTGGCCTCGACCCATACATTCATTTCTCACTCGTTTGACCCTGCTCATACAAACTGGTGTTAGATTTACAATGAATATATTTCATGTTCTCTGTCTtctctatgaaaaatacttataatctacaaatagatcttataaaaataaactaatataacTTGGCGTTGTACTAAAATGGCTTttacagtaaataaatatgacatACCACGTCAAACTACATAAATTTGTGACTGGGTTAAATGACTCGGCTTGCGATATTGTGGTTAGTAAATTAGGAAGTACAGAAGACGTGCATTATTCCTTGAGAGACATGAAATATCAAATATTCGTTTGCTAAGATCAACTTTTGCACCATCAGACCATGTCTACGGCTTTAAACTTGGTTTTTGTATGGAGTTCGGACAATGAAGTTGTGGGTCAAACGGCGACAGTTGGACGTTGCATTTTTATAGCATAATCCATATCTAAACATCTGAGTTTTATTATCTGTGTTTTTATTAAACGAGGCATGAAATCTCCCCGtctgtctttttgtttttggggaCGTGCATCGTGGGGGGCACTTAGACGTGTAGGGTGGGTTATTAGGTTTGTTTTAGCGGTTAAACCCTCCAACCGAGCTTCCCGCGGAAACAGAAGAACGTCTGCCTTTGCCCCGAAACAGAGACACATCCGAGGAAGTTAGAGAGGAACGACTTTCTGCTTCCCCTGTTTCCAGATATCTTCCCAttatttcacaatttctttttctcgGTCTCTGTCTGTATCGATTGAACTTTTGGTGTCTGTGCTCTTGTCGGATCGTTTGGATCCCAGGTACGACCCTCATTATTGTTATTCGAAAGTTCTTTCAAATGCTGTTAACATGGGAACATCTTTGAGTTTGCATAGGATACGTAGATGGGCAATGTTATCCTgttatcaaatttatcttttctttgttgGATTAGGTGTGCTGCCTTGCTGTTATATTGAAATCTCGACAGTACTGGTGCTTTGAGATGATACAAAGTAGGAAGGGATCtttgaaaattagaaaaaacttCAATTATTTTACAAGTGATGCTACAATCACACTCGCAAGTTTCTTTCATCCACTTTCTCGGGAAccaaaagaatatttattaatcTGTTTGTGCGCTTTCTATATTTTCACCTGGCTTGTTtccatcatttcttttttatccaGTTTTGGAGGTAAAAGGGTGGGGTGGTCATTGAAGGTCACTTTCACTGTTGGCGTTCatctttctttgatttttatgaGTCATGGTTTGATGTATGGGTTTGGATTGCTGTAATTGCAGGAGCTATTATATTCTGAGGAATTCCTCTTTCATTTGCTCTGCATGGGGTTTTGAGATCGCTGCAACCACAACTTGAACTATGTTCTGCTGTGGAAGTAAGGAGGAGGAAAACCACGGTCTCCCAGCTAACCACTATACTGCACCACCCAGAGGCGAAGATACATACGGTGGGGATAACAATCCTCAACTCCTTCTAATACTCTATTTGGTGTTATCTTGTTACTCTTCACCTACTCTTTAATTATGAGAACATTTTTGAGTTAGAACAAGGAAATATGTCTAAAAGTGTGATGGAGTGTGATTGCCTCTTGATTACAGGCATCGGGAGAGAAGAACCAAGGAGTTCCAACATGGTCAAAAGTGGAGCTCCTCAGAAAGTATTACCCATTGAAACACCAGCTATATCATTGGATGAGTTGAGTAGGTTGACCGGCAACTTTGACACAAAGGCTTTGATTGGAGAAGGTTCTTATGGTAGGGTATTCCATGCAAAGCTGAGTGATGGTCAGGCTGCTGCAATAAAGAAGTTGGATACCAGTTCATCACAAGAGCCAGACTCAGATTTTGCAGCTCAGGTGAGCTTTTAGGACGTCATTTTTCTGCTGAAGAAGGCAATGCGTTTGGGACTTGATTTTACTGTTTTCACGGTTGATGCAGTTATCAACAGTTTCAAGGCTTAAGCACGAGCATTTTGTTGAGTTAATCGGGTATTGTTTGGAAGCAAATAATCGAATCTTGGTACATCAGTTTGCGACTAAGGGTTCTTTACATGACATATTGCACGGTATTCCAAGTTATTTCACTcttgaacttttttcttttttcttccccgTTCCTTGTGGAATTCAGTTCATATTTTGTTCTCCAATGCAGGGAGGAAAGGTGTAGAAGGGGCTGCACCTGGTCCTGTTTTAAACTGGAACCAAAGAGTCAAGATTGCCTACGGGGCAGCCAAAGGCCTTGAGTTTCTGCATGAAAAGGTGCAGCCTTCTATAGTTCATCGTGATGTCAGATCTACCAATGTCCTACTTTTTGATGACTACCTGGCGAAAATTGCCGATTTTAACTTGTCAAATCAGTCTTCTGACACGGCAGCTCGGCTGCATTCAACTAGAGTCTTGGGAACATTTGGCTACCATGCTCCAGAGTAAGCCTTagcttttctctatttttagcTTCCATTCTTCATTTTGTTCAGTCTCTTGTGGAACATGAACTATGAAGTGCCAGAGGTTCTGCAATTTCCTGGATGAACACAATTGAGCAGTTGATCCATAGACTGCAAATTACATTCCTGTCACGTCTTCTCTTCTTGGGGGCCTCTGATGAAAAACACTTTATTCTGCTCTCAAGATTATTGTTTCCTGATAcggattttcctttttctaaacATTATTGCTTGCTGTTCAGGTATGCAATGACAGGGCAGATAACTCAGAAAAGtgatgtttatagttttggaGTTGTTCTTCTGGAGCTCTTAACGGGAAGAAAGCCTGTAGACCATACAATGCCCAAAGGACAGCAAAGTCTTGTTACTTGGGTATTGTCTTCTGCTGGTTTTGTCTGAGTTGCTTTGTTTTCTGCTACATTTGATTTCAGTTGCCTTGCCACCAATATATTCACATCTGATCTGTATTCCAACAACCCCAGGCAACTCCAAGATTGAGCGAGGACAAAGTGAAGCAATGTGTTGATCCCAAGCTAAATAATGACTACCCACCAAAGGCGGTTGCTAAGGTATCCTTTGTTATCCTTTCCCTCAACTTTATTGTTTCAAAACTTGCAGATTTTGAAGCTTTTATATGTTCTTTTGTACTAATGGAGAATACTAGTATAtaagaacagaaaaaagaaagagcatGAATCTTGGTCTGATAACCTTCCTCCTAGGATATCTTGTCATGAAACCACTTGACTTTTAATTCTATAATTGCAATGTCTAGTTGATCTTGCAATGCATGCCTATCGCGTTCCATCCAGAATTGCTTTTCATGTTGCTAAATTCGTTGGAGGGATGAGCATTATGAGGGCTTCACCACCTAACCATTTGCTTTGTATATGATTTGGACCAAATTATGTTAATGCTATATCAACATTCCATTCCTGTCACACTCAGACTTGCATTCTTCAGTAATTGAACAATCTTTAATCGTCCATTActgttattctaaggggtgtgatcaccaaacggtgtaccccttggaatgaCATTCTCTAatatggtgatggttcccatgaggggtgatgttaaaggaagtgtcaagagacacaaccttttgatttagtcaaaaggttgtgtcacttcttaaggatgtgacttttgggttaccattggtttaccaatggttgtgccttttcacaataggatgtgtcactccttaagtttgtgacctttgggctaccattggttaaccaatggatgtgccctttaccaaccggtgcatgatggcctataaa from Juglans regia cultivar Chandler chromosome 4, Walnut 2.0, whole genome shotgun sequence encodes:
- the LOC108982716 gene encoding E3 ubiquitin-protein ligase SINAT2 is translated as MAPGSSACKEVVESYSTVSDYEIATAELETISKPTRATNGSGGQQGIYSTNGVHELLECPVCTCLMYPPIHQCPNGHTLCSNCKIRVHNCCPTCRYDLGNIRCLALEKVAESLELPCTYQTLGCTDIFPYYSKLKHEQHCRFRPFSCPYAGSECSVTGDIPTLVAHLKDDHKVDMHDGCTFNHRYVKSNPHEVENATWMLTVFNCFGRQFCLHFEAFQLGVAPVYMAFLRFMGDDNEAKKFSYSLEVGANGRKLIWQGIPRSIRDSHKKVRDSQDGLIIQRNMALYFSGGDRQELKLRVTGRIWKEE
- the LOC108982707 gene encoding probable protein kinase At2g41970; translation: MFCCGSKEEENHGLPANHYTAPPRGEDTYGIGREEPRSSNMVKSGAPQKVLPIETPAISLDELSRLTGNFDTKALIGEGSYGRVFHAKLSDGQAAAIKKLDTSSSQEPDSDFAAQLSTVSRLKHEHFVELIGYCLEANNRILVHQFATKGSLHDILHGRKGVEGAAPGPVLNWNQRVKIAYGAAKGLEFLHEKVQPSIVHRDVRSTNVLLFDDYLAKIADFNLSNQSSDTAARLHSTRVLGTFGYHAPEYAMTGQITQKSDVYSFGVVLLELLTGRKPVDHTMPKGQQSLVTWATPRLSEDKVKQCVDPKLNNDYPPKAVAKLGAVAALCVQYEADFRPNMTIVVKALQPLLNSKPAGPDSHA